From a single Micromonospora pallida genomic region:
- a CDS encoding NAD(P)/FAD-dependent oxidoreductase produces the protein MATSPHTVVIGAGPAGLTAAYELTRRHASVEVLEADGQVGGISRTVERDGWRFDIGGHRFFTKVARVEAFWHEILPESDFLLRPRMSRIHYRGLLFDYPLRAGNALGNLGLIEAVRCTGSYLWTRIRPPKDQSHFEGWVSARFGTRLYRMFFKTYTEKVWGIPATELQADWAAQRIRNLSLAGAVRNALLPRRNQKDITSLIEEFQYPKYGPGMMWERCAELVGKAGGTVTLNTWVRTVHRADGRAVAVTVTDPDDERRIEVDHVVSSMPISDLVRAMDPPAPAHVRAAADALRYRDFLTVALVVPAEAGFPDNWIYVHTPGVRVGRIQNFGSWSPYLVRDGGTCLGLEYFVNAGDELWTSTDEDLVALGTAELERLGLVPPGAVHAGYVVRMPKAYPVYDEGYEQAVDTIRRWLAEAVPNVHPVGRNGMHRYNNQDHSMLTAMLTAENILDDAGHDVWTVNVEEEYHEEKAAGQHGTGRAAPVLRRRAAG, from the coding sequence ATGGCCACGTCGCCGCACACCGTCGTCATCGGGGCCGGTCCCGCCGGCCTCACCGCCGCCTACGAGCTGACCCGACGCCACGCGTCGGTCGAGGTCCTCGAGGCCGACGGCCAGGTGGGCGGGATCAGTCGGACGGTGGAGCGCGACGGCTGGCGGTTCGACATCGGCGGGCACCGGTTCTTCACCAAGGTCGCCCGGGTCGAGGCGTTCTGGCACGAGATCCTGCCGGAGAGCGACTTCCTGCTGCGGCCCCGGATGAGCCGGATCCACTACCGGGGCCTGCTCTTCGACTACCCGCTGCGCGCCGGCAACGCCCTGGGCAACCTGGGGCTGATCGAGGCGGTGCGCTGCACCGGGTCGTACCTCTGGACCCGGATCCGGCCGCCGAAGGACCAGAGCCACTTCGAGGGCTGGGTCTCCGCGCGCTTCGGCACCCGCCTCTACCGGATGTTCTTCAAGACCTACACGGAGAAGGTCTGGGGGATCCCGGCCACCGAGTTGCAGGCCGACTGGGCCGCCCAGCGGATCAGGAACCTCTCGCTGGCCGGGGCGGTACGCAACGCGCTGCTGCCGAGGCGCAACCAGAAGGACATCACCAGCCTGATCGAGGAGTTCCAGTACCCGAAGTACGGGCCGGGAATGATGTGGGAGCGCTGCGCCGAACTGGTCGGCAAGGCCGGCGGGACGGTCACCCTGAACACCTGGGTGCGTACGGTGCACCGGGCCGACGGTCGCGCGGTGGCGGTGACCGTCACCGACCCGGACGACGAGCGCCGGATCGAGGTCGACCACGTCGTCTCCAGCATGCCGATCTCCGACCTGGTCCGGGCGATGGACCCGCCGGCCCCCGCACACGTCCGGGCCGCCGCCGACGCGCTGCGGTACCGGGACTTCCTCACCGTGGCCCTGGTGGTGCCGGCCGAGGCCGGCTTCCCGGACAACTGGATCTACGTGCACACCCCGGGGGTACGGGTCGGCCGGATCCAGAACTTCGGCTCCTGGTCGCCGTACCTGGTGCGGGACGGGGGGACCTGCCTGGGGCTGGAGTACTTCGTCAACGCCGGTGACGAGCTGTGGACCTCGACCGACGAGGACCTGGTCGCGCTCGGCACCGCCGAGCTGGAGCGGCTCGGTCTGGTCCCGCCGGGCGCGGTCCACGCCGGGTACGTGGTCCGGATGCCGAAGGCGTACCCGGTCTACGACGAGGGGTACGAGCAGGCCGTCGACACGATCCGCCGGTGGCTGGCCGAGGCGGTGCCGAACGTCCACCCGGTCGGACGCAACGGCATGCACCGCTACAACAACCAGGACCACTCGATGCTCACCGCGATGCTCACCGCGGAGAACATCCTCGACGACGCCGGACACGACGTCTGGACGGTCAACGTCGAGGAGGAGTACCACGAGGAGAAGGCCGCCGGCCAGCACGGCACCGGCCGGGCCGCACCCGTCCTGCGCCGCCGGGCCGCCGGCTGA
- a CDS encoding RDD family protein: protein MPQRPVPPATDPDFTPPSLGRRFGALVVDWVLCLLVSNFFADPVRDGWAPVLVLVLEYGFFLGLFAQTPGMYVTRIRCVSWADGGRVGIPRALLRGLLLALVVPALIMDDKRRGVHDRLAGAVVVPAPARPANR from the coding sequence ATGCCCCAGCGCCCGGTACCGCCCGCCACCGATCCCGACTTCACCCCGCCCAGTCTGGGCCGCCGGTTCGGCGCGCTGGTGGTCGACTGGGTGCTCTGCCTGCTGGTGTCCAACTTCTTCGCCGACCCGGTACGCGACGGCTGGGCCCCGGTGCTGGTGCTGGTCCTCGAGTACGGCTTCTTCCTCGGCCTCTTCGCACAGACCCCGGGCATGTACGTCACCCGGATCCGCTGCGTCTCCTGGGCCGACGGGGGCCGGGTCGGCATCCCCCGGGCGTTGCTGCGCGGCCTGCTGCTCGCCCTGGTCGTGCCGGCCCTGATCATGGACGACAAGCGCCGGGGCGTCCACGACCGCCTCGCCGGCGCGGTCGTCGTCCCCGCCCCGGCCCGACCAGCGAACCGCTGA
- a CDS encoding FUSC family protein — translation MGERLRTALRSLLHVGQQQGAHRVALRAGVSVLVPLLTVLALGHPGWALYAVFGAFTSLYGRNHVHLSRAAMQASAGAALTGSVVLGVLVGALEFRAWAAVPVAALVAALGAVLAAAQDWHPPGPLFLVFGFGAAALVPHALSDVPVAAATAGLSALFALVVGNVGGLLRREAGHPARSADGRRRPARPSQGRSRPARSADGISRPARPSQERSRPGRLARVRGWEPARYALAVALAGGVATAVGIGHPYWAMVAAVAPLSAVGRTAQLVRAGHRVLGTLLGLLTSAALLAPGFSAVTTVLVVAGLQIVTELLVGRNYGLALLFITPTALLMGQLVQARPVGPLLFDRGVETVIGAGIGVAIILGQPWLRRGTSAVD, via the coding sequence ATGGGCGAACGGCTTCGGACGGCGCTGCGCAGCCTGCTGCACGTCGGGCAGCAACAGGGTGCCCACCGGGTCGCCCTGCGGGCCGGCGTCAGCGTCCTGGTCCCGCTGCTCACGGTGCTGGCGCTGGGGCACCCCGGCTGGGCCCTCTACGCCGTGTTCGGGGCCTTCACGTCGTTGTACGGGCGCAACCACGTGCACCTGTCCCGGGCGGCGATGCAGGCGAGCGCCGGCGCCGCGCTCACCGGGTCGGTCGTGCTCGGGGTGCTCGTGGGCGCCCTGGAGTTCCGGGCCTGGGCGGCGGTCCCGGTCGCCGCGCTCGTCGCCGCCCTGGGCGCCGTCCTCGCCGCCGCGCAGGACTGGCACCCACCGGGGCCGCTGTTCCTGGTCTTTGGCTTCGGTGCCGCCGCGTTGGTCCCGCACGCCCTCTCCGACGTGCCGGTCGCCGCCGCGACGGCCGGGCTGAGCGCGCTCTTCGCGCTGGTCGTCGGCAACGTCGGTGGTCTCCTCCGCCGGGAGGCCGGCCATCCCGCCCGGTCGGCGGACGGGCGCAGGCGTCCGGCCAGGCCGTCGCAGGGGCGTAGCCGTCCTGCCCGGTCGGCGGACGGGATCAGCCGTCCCGCCCGGCCGTCGCAGGAGCGAAGCCGCCCCGGCCGGTTGGCGCGCGTGCGGGGCTGGGAGCCGGCCCGGTACGCCCTCGCGGTGGCGCTCGCCGGCGGCGTGGCCACGGCCGTCGGGATCGGCCACCCGTACTGGGCCATGGTGGCAGCCGTCGCGCCGCTCAGCGCCGTTGGCCGCACCGCCCAGCTCGTGCGGGCCGGTCATCGGGTCCTGGGCACCCTGCTCGGTCTGCTGACCAGTGCGGCGTTGCTGGCCCCGGGGTTCTCGGCGGTCACCACCGTGCTGGTGGTGGCGGGGCTGCAGATCGTCACGGAGTTGTTGGTCGGCCGTAACTACGGGCTGGCGCTGCTGTTCATCACGCCCACGGCGCTGCTGATGGGCCAGCTCGTGCAGGCCCGTCCGGTCGGGCCGCTGCTGTTCGACCGGGGCGTCGAGACGGTGATCGGCGCCGGCATCGGGGTCGCGATCATCCTCGGCCAGCCGTGGCTACGACGCGGCACCTCCGCCGTCGACTGA
- the lipB gene encoding lipoyl(octanoyl) transferase LipB, producing the protein MSTTTSGLSAVRAGLLDYQTAWDEQRRLHEAVVAGESPDTVLLLEHPSVYTAGKRTEPWDRPMDGTPVIDVDRGGKITWHGPGQLVGYPIVRLPDPVDVVAYVRRTEQLLIDVCAEFGLVADRVEGRSGVWVPADDRGPARKVAAIGIRVSRGVTQHGFALNCDCDLTYYDRIVPCGIRDAGVTSLSAELGRPVTVADALPVVERHLGTLVQS; encoded by the coding sequence GTGAGCACGACGACCTCTGGTTTGAGCGCGGTTCGCGCTGGGCTCCTCGACTACCAGACCGCCTGGGACGAGCAGCGCCGACTGCACGAGGCGGTGGTGGCCGGCGAGAGCCCCGACACCGTACTGCTGCTGGAGCACCCGAGCGTCTACACCGCCGGTAAGCGCACCGAACCGTGGGACCGGCCGATGGACGGCACCCCGGTGATCGACGTGGACCGGGGCGGCAAGATCACCTGGCACGGGCCGGGCCAGCTCGTCGGCTACCCGATCGTGCGACTGCCCGACCCGGTGGACGTGGTCGCCTACGTCCGCCGGACCGAACAGCTCCTGATCGACGTCTGCGCCGAGTTCGGGCTGGTCGCCGACCGGGTGGAGGGGCGCAGCGGGGTGTGGGTGCCGGCCGACGACCGGGGCCCGGCCCGCAAGGTCGCCGCGATCGGCATCCGGGTCTCCCGGGGCGTCACCCAGCACGGCTTCGCGCTCAACTGCGACTGCGACCTGACGTACTACGACCGGATCGTGCCCTGCGGCATCCGGGACGCCGGCGTCACCTCGCTCAGCGCGGAGCTGGGCCGCCCGGTCACCGTGGCCGACGCGCTCCCGGTGGTCGAGCGACACCTGGGCACCCTCGTCCAGAGCTGA
- a CDS encoding DUF2079 domain-containing protein — MPTSPSMVTGPPPAPSSVPPRNRRADLVMALVALALAVWVTSGLWQNPNGRAITVNSSDQALFEWLLAFGAHALTHGDNPLFTYLLNVPDGVNLAVNTSITVYAAVFAPLTYLIGPPATFLVILTLNLAATALAWYWLLSRHLVPTRLAAGVGALVIAFSPGMVSHANAHLNWSAGWLVPLLVWRLFALRESGRWLRNGAIFGVLVAVAFSIAAEGLFFTALALTVFLAVWAAHPANRVAVRAALPCFLRGIAVTAVVAGALLAYPLWLHFAGPQRFHGTGFDPVVHSEDMAAYLAYPRRSLAGEAGLRTSLAPNPTEENSFFGVPLLLLVLVCFGFLWRHATATRRATLFALGVTAVVFTVLSWGPQAVVDGERTGFPLPFEWLGQLPVINAALPARLALVVAPVIGLLLAYTVDRLRADPPRHRPTGLAWAVGYAVALLPLLPTPLLTIAREPIPEFITSGAWRKHVSPGGVLTPIPLTVDVTPDGQRWQAYALAHQQGEFALPAGFFLGPGGPDGRGRIGPVPRTFDSLMDQAGRTGRTPIITDGTRELVRADLRHWRVEAIVLADQVHGAKYDIDEEALRRTATELLGPPQRVHDVWLWSLPPR, encoded by the coding sequence GTGCCGACTTCCCCGTCCATGGTCACCGGGCCGCCGCCCGCGCCGTCGTCCGTCCCGCCCCGGAACCGCCGGGCAGACCTGGTGATGGCGCTGGTCGCGCTCGCCCTGGCAGTGTGGGTGACCAGCGGCCTCTGGCAGAACCCGAACGGACGGGCGATCACCGTCAACTCCAGCGACCAGGCCCTCTTCGAGTGGTTGCTGGCCTTCGGCGCGCACGCGCTCACCCACGGCGACAACCCGCTCTTCACGTACCTGCTCAACGTCCCGGACGGGGTCAACCTCGCGGTCAACACCTCGATCACCGTGTACGCGGCGGTGTTCGCGCCGCTGACGTACCTGATCGGGCCGCCCGCGACGTTCCTGGTCATCCTCACCCTCAACCTGGCCGCCACCGCGCTGGCCTGGTACTGGCTGCTCTCCCGGCACCTGGTGCCCACCCGGCTCGCCGCCGGCGTCGGGGCGCTGGTGATCGCCTTCTCCCCCGGCATGGTCTCGCACGCCAACGCCCATCTGAACTGGAGCGCCGGCTGGCTGGTGCCGCTGCTGGTCTGGCGGCTGTTCGCGCTCCGCGAGTCGGGCCGCTGGCTGCGCAACGGGGCGATCTTCGGGGTGCTGGTCGCGGTCGCCTTCTCGATCGCCGCCGAGGGGCTGTTCTTCACCGCCCTCGCCCTCACCGTCTTCCTCGCCGTCTGGGCGGCGCACCCGGCGAACCGGGTCGCCGTCCGGGCCGCGCTGCCGTGCTTCCTGCGCGGGATCGCGGTCACCGCCGTGGTCGCCGGGGCGCTGCTGGCGTACCCGCTCTGGCTGCACTTCGCCGGGCCGCAACGGTTCCACGGCACCGGCTTCGACCCGGTGGTCCACTCCGAGGACATGGCGGCGTACCTGGCGTACCCGCGCCGGTCGCTGGCCGGCGAGGCCGGCCTCCGTACGTCGCTGGCCCCGAACCCGACCGAGGAGAACTCGTTCTTCGGCGTTCCGTTGCTGCTGCTCGTGCTGGTCTGCTTCGGCTTCCTCTGGCGACACGCCACCGCCACCCGTCGGGCCACCCTCTTCGCGCTCGGGGTGACCGCCGTGGTGTTCACCGTGCTCTCCTGGGGGCCGCAGGCCGTCGTCGACGGCGAGCGGACCGGGTTCCCGCTGCCGTTCGAGTGGCTGGGCCAGCTTCCGGTGATCAACGCCGCGCTGCCGGCCCGGCTGGCGCTGGTGGTCGCCCCGGTGATCGGGCTGCTGCTGGCGTACACCGTCGACCGGCTGCGCGCCGACCCGCCCCGGCACCGTCCGACCGGGCTGGCCTGGGCGGTCGGGTACGCGGTGGCGCTGCTGCCGTTACTGCCCACCCCCCTGCTGACCATCGCCCGCGAGCCGATCCCGGAGTTCATCACCTCGGGCGCGTGGCGGAAGCACGTCTCCCCCGGTGGGGTGCTGACCCCGATCCCGCTGACCGTGGACGTCACCCCGGACGGGCAGCGCTGGCAGGCGTACGCCCTGGCCCACCAGCAGGGTGAGTTCGCCCTGCCGGCCGGGTTCTTCCTCGGCCCCGGCGGGCCGGACGGGCGGGGCCGGATCGGACCGGTGCCGCGTACCTTCGACTCGCTGATGGACCAGGCCGGACGGACCGGACGGACGCCGATCATCACCGACGGCACCCGGGAACTGGTCCGCGCCGACCTGCGGCACTGGCGGGTCGAGGCAATCGTCCTCGCCGACCAGGTACACGGCGCGAAGTACGACATCGACGAGGAGGCGCTGCGCCGCACCGCCACCGAACTGCTCGGCCCCCCACAACGCGTCCACGACGTCTGGCTCTGGTCCCTCCCACCGCGCTGA
- a CDS encoding DUF4191 domain-containing protein, whose protein sequence is MAKPQEKVSFGQRLKQIGMVFKFTAKQDRWFAPLVTGAVLIPLALTVVAVIAWGWLWLPLGILFTLLAVLIVLNLRSNQAMMNAAEGQPGAAASIMENMRGDWRVTPAVSSTTQMDMVHLVIGRPGVILLAEGNPQRVRGLLGQEKRRLAKVIGTAPLHDYVIGTEEGELPIRKLRMTLMRLPRNLSGKDVNSLDKRLKALTARPQLPKGAIPKNMRPSKGQFRQTRGR, encoded by the coding sequence ATGGCGAAGCCCCAGGAGAAGGTCTCGTTCGGCCAGCGGCTGAAGCAGATCGGGATGGTGTTCAAGTTCACCGCCAAGCAGGACCGCTGGTTCGCCCCGCTGGTCACCGGCGCGGTGCTGATCCCGCTCGCGCTGACCGTGGTCGCGGTGATCGCCTGGGGCTGGCTCTGGCTGCCGCTGGGCATCCTGTTCACCCTGCTCGCCGTGCTGATCGTGCTCAACCTGCGGTCGAACCAGGCGATGATGAACGCCGCCGAGGGACAGCCCGGCGCGGCTGCCTCGATCATGGAGAACATGCGCGGCGACTGGCGGGTCACCCCGGCGGTCAGCTCCACCACCCAGATGGACATGGTGCACCTGGTCATCGGCCGGCCGGGCGTGATCCTGCTCGCCGAGGGCAACCCGCAGCGGGTTCGTGGCCTGCTCGGTCAGGAGAAGCGGCGGCTGGCCAAGGTGATCGGCACCGCCCCGCTGCACGACTACGTGATCGGCACGGAGGAGGGCGAACTGCCGATCCGGAAGCTGCGCATGACCCTGATGCGGCTGCCCCGCAATCTCAGCGGCAAGGACGTGAACTCCCTGGACAAGCGGCTCAAGGCGCTCACCGCCCGCCCGCAACTGCCCAAGGGCGCCATTCCCAAGAACATGCGCCCCAGCAAGGGCCAGTTCCGCCAGACGCGCGGTCGCTGA
- a CDS encoding SigE family RNA polymerase sigma factor, which yields MADLDDPNSGGTDSFDEFVRTRSPALLRSAYLLTSDRHAAEDLLQDVLERLYARWRRARDAPDAYARRILVNRAIDRWRWRGRRREAALADLEVPATGDHAEEVVVRQFVLAALRTLPPRQRAAVVLRYLDDLSEAETAQVMRCSVGAVKSHTARGLARLRAGLPATVPLTPQTIRSTR from the coding sequence ATGGCTGACCTCGACGACCCCAACTCGGGTGGCACGGACTCGTTCGACGAGTTCGTCCGGACCCGCTCACCGGCGCTGCTGCGCTCGGCGTACCTGCTGACCAGCGACCGGCACGCGGCGGAGGACCTGCTCCAGGACGTGCTGGAGCGGCTCTACGCCCGCTGGCGGCGGGCCCGGGACGCGCCGGACGCGTACGCCCGCCGGATCCTGGTCAACCGGGCCATCGACCGGTGGCGGTGGCGCGGGCGACGCCGGGAGGCGGCGCTGGCCGACCTGGAGGTACCGGCGACCGGCGACCACGCCGAGGAGGTCGTCGTCCGGCAGTTCGTGCTCGCCGCGCTGCGCACGCTGCCACCCCGGCAGCGCGCCGCCGTCGTACTGCGGTACCTCGACGACCTCTCCGAGGCGGAGACCGCCCAGGTCATGCGCTGCTCGGTGGGCGCGGTGAAGAGCCACACCGCACGCGGGCTAGCGAGGCTACGCGCGGGTCTGCCGGCCACCGTCCCGCTCACCCCTCAGACGATCAGGAGTACGCGATGA
- the aspS gene encoding aspartate--tRNA(Asn) ligase — MQRILSAQLPTHVGTTVRIAGWVHRRRLLKSVAFLIVRDATGTAQVVVADPATRTAVEAATEETVVEVVGTVTANPAAPAGVELTDPTVRPLGPPAVPPPFDLFRPTLTASLPTQLDHAPVALRHARRSAALRVSAAAVAGFRAALDARGFVEIHTPKIVGSSTESGANVFALDYFGRPAYLAQSPQFYKQLMVGVLERVYEVGPVFRAEPHDTARHLAQYTSLDAELGFVADHRDVMAVLRDTLAGLLDTVADRAGPALALLGAAVPAVPAEIPAVHFTEALTIAGAPADEPDLAPAHERTLGEWARHEHGSDFLFVTGYPMVKRPFYTHPDPARPGYSNGFDLLFRGVELVTGGQRLHRHADYLAALAARGEPVEPYADYVAAFRHGMPPHGGFAIGLERLVARLVGAANVREVTAFPRDLHRLTP; from the coding sequence GTGCAACGCATCCTTTCCGCCCAACTTCCCACCCACGTCGGCACGACCGTCCGGATCGCCGGCTGGGTCCACCGCCGCCGGCTGCTCAAGTCGGTGGCCTTCCTGATCGTCCGGGACGCCACCGGAACCGCCCAGGTGGTGGTCGCCGACCCGGCCACCCGGACCGCCGTCGAGGCGGCGACCGAGGAGACCGTCGTCGAGGTCGTCGGCACGGTCACCGCCAACCCGGCGGCCCCCGCCGGGGTCGAGCTGACCGACCCGACGGTACGACCGCTCGGCCCGCCGGCCGTGCCACCCCCGTTCGACCTGTTCCGGCCGACCCTGACCGCGAGCCTGCCGACGCAGCTCGACCATGCCCCGGTGGCGTTGCGCCACGCGCGCCGGTCGGCGGCGCTGCGCGTCTCGGCGGCGGCGGTCGCCGGGTTCCGGGCCGCCCTGGACGCCCGGGGCTTCGTGGAGATCCACACCCCGAAGATCGTCGGCTCGTCGACCGAGAGCGGGGCGAACGTCTTCGCCCTGGACTACTTCGGGCGGCCGGCGTACCTGGCCCAGTCGCCGCAGTTCTACAAGCAGCTCATGGTCGGCGTCCTCGAACGCGTCTACGAGGTCGGACCGGTGTTCCGGGCCGAGCCGCACGACACCGCCCGGCATCTGGCGCAGTACACCTCGCTCGACGCCGAGCTGGGTTTCGTTGCCGACCACCGGGACGTGATGGCGGTGCTCCGGGACACCCTCGCCGGACTGCTGGACACCGTCGCCGACCGGGCCGGGCCGGCCCTGGCGCTGCTCGGCGCGGCCGTGCCGGCGGTCCCGGCGGAGATCCCCGCCGTGCACTTCACCGAGGCGCTGACGATCGCCGGCGCGCCGGCCGACGAGCCGGACCTCGCGCCGGCGCACGAGCGGACGCTGGGGGAGTGGGCCCGGCACGAGCACGGCTCCGACTTCCTCTTCGTCACCGGGTACCCGATGGTGAAACGCCCCTTCTACACCCACCCCGACCCGGCGCGGCCGGGCTACTCCAACGGGTTCGACCTGCTGTTCCGGGGCGTCGAGCTGGTCACCGGCGGGCAGCGGCTGCACCGGCACGCCGACTACCTGGCGGCGCTCGCCGCGCGGGGCGAACCGGTCGAGCCGTACGCGGACTACGTCGCCGCGTTCCGGCACGGCATGCCGCCGCACGGCGGCTTCGCCATCGGCCTCGAACGCCTGGTCGCCCGGCTGGTCGGCGCGGCCAACGTACGCGAGGTGACCGCCTTCCCGCGCGACCTGCACCGACTCACGCCGTAG
- the glnA gene encoding type I glutamate--ammonia ligase — protein MFANPEELLRYLKNEDVKFVDVRFCDLPGVMQHFNLPVESVDDAFFTEGLAFDGSSIRGFQAIHESDMLLLPDVATAFIDPFRAQKTLALNFFIHDPFTREAYSRDPRNVAKKAEAYLAASGIADTAYFGAEAEFYIFDSIRHETSAHQSFYYIDSIEGAWNTGREEVGGNRGYKTPYKGGYFPVPPVDHYADLRDSIVRRLVDSGFTVERSHHEVGTAGQSEINYRFSTLLHAADQLQLFKYIVKNETWAHGKTATFMPKPLFGDNGSGMHTHQSLWQNGEPLFYDETGYAGLSDTARWYIGGLLHHAPSLLAFTNPTVNSYRRLVPGFEAPVNLVYSQRNRSACTRIPVTGSNPKAKRVEFRVPDPSANVYLAFSAMMMAGLDGIKSKIEPPAPIDKDLYDLPPEEWGDVKQVPGSLSEVLDALEADHDYLLDGGVFTPDLISTWVEWKRANEVDPVRLRPTPHEFAMYFDC, from the coding sequence GTGTTCGCCAATCCCGAGGAACTCCTGCGATACCTCAAGAACGAGGACGTGAAGTTCGTCGACGTACGGTTCTGTGACCTGCCCGGCGTGATGCAGCACTTCAATCTGCCGGTCGAGTCCGTGGACGACGCCTTCTTCACCGAGGGCCTCGCCTTCGACGGGTCGTCGATCCGGGGCTTCCAGGCGATCCACGAGTCGGACATGCTCCTGCTCCCGGACGTCGCGACCGCCTTCATCGACCCCTTCCGCGCGCAGAAGACCCTCGCGCTGAACTTCTTCATCCACGACCCGTTCACCCGTGAGGCGTACTCCCGGGACCCGCGCAACGTGGCGAAGAAGGCCGAGGCGTACCTGGCGGCCAGCGGCATCGCCGACACCGCCTACTTCGGCGCCGAGGCGGAGTTCTACATCTTCGACTCGATCCGCCACGAGACCTCCGCGCACCAGTCGTTCTACTACATCGACTCGATCGAGGGCGCGTGGAACACCGGCCGTGAGGAGGTCGGCGGCAACCGCGGCTACAAGACCCCGTACAAGGGTGGCTACTTCCCGGTGCCGCCGGTCGACCACTACGCCGACCTGCGGGACAGCATCGTGCGCCGGCTGGTCGACAGCGGCTTCACCGTGGAGCGCTCGCACCACGAGGTGGGCACCGCCGGTCAGTCCGAGATCAACTACCGGTTCTCCACCCTGCTGCACGCGGCCGACCAGCTCCAGCTCTTCAAGTACATCGTGAAGAACGAGACCTGGGCCCACGGCAAGACCGCGACCTTCATGCCGAAGCCGCTCTTCGGCGACAACGGTTCCGGCATGCACACCCACCAGAGCCTCTGGCAGAACGGCGAGCCGCTGTTCTACGACGAGACCGGCTACGCCGGCCTGTCCGACACCGCCCGCTGGTACATCGGCGGCCTGCTGCACCACGCCCCGTCGCTGCTGGCCTTCACCAACCCGACGGTCAACTCGTACCGCCGGCTGGTGCCGGGCTTCGAGGCCCCGGTCAACCTGGTCTACTCGCAGCGGAACCGCTCCGCCTGCACCCGGATCCCGGTGACCGGCAGCAACCCGAAGGCCAAGCGGGTCGAGTTCCGCGTGCCGGACCCGTCGGCCAACGTCTACCTCGCCTTCTCGGCGATGATGATGGCCGGTCTGGACGGCATCAAGAGCAAGATCGAGCCGCCGGCGCCGATCGACAAGGACCTGTACGACCTGCCGCCGGAGGAGTGGGGCGACGTCAAGCAGGTTCCGGGCTCGCTGTCCGAGGTGCTCGACGCCCTCGAGGCCGACCACGACTACCTGCTCGACGGCGGGGTCTTCACCCCGGACCTGATCTCCACCTGGGTGGAGTGGAAGCGGGCCAACGAGGTCGACCCGGTGCGTCTGCGCCCGACCCCGCACGAGTTCGCGATGTACTTCGACTGCTGA
- the lipA gene encoding lipoyl synthase, translated as MTIEHSAPTTDQAPRPTAVAPEGRRLLRVEARNAETPIERKPPWIKVKAKMGPEYTSLRGLVSREGLHTVCQEAGCPNIYECWEDREATFLIGGDQCTRRCDFCQIDTGKPADFDADEPRRVAESVATMGLRYATITGVARDDLPDGGAWLYAETVRQIHALQADCGVELLIPDFNAVPEQLAEVFGSRPEVLAHNVETVPRIFKRIRPAFRYERSLDVIRQARAAGLVTKSNLILGMGEERAEVTQALRDLHQAGCELITITQYLRPTPRHHPVERWVKPEEFVELREEAEEIGFAGVMSGPLVRSSYRAGRLYRQALDARSASPVG; from the coding sequence GTGACCATCGAGCACTCCGCGCCGACCACCGACCAGGCTCCGCGCCCCACCGCCGTCGCCCCCGAGGGACGGCGACTGCTGCGGGTCGAGGCACGCAACGCGGAGACGCCGATCGAACGGAAGCCCCCGTGGATCAAGGTCAAGGCCAAGATGGGGCCGGAGTACACGTCCCTGCGGGGGCTGGTCTCCCGGGAGGGGCTGCACACCGTCTGCCAGGAGGCCGGCTGCCCCAACATCTACGAGTGCTGGGAGGACCGGGAGGCCACCTTCCTCATCGGCGGTGACCAGTGCACCCGGCGCTGCGACTTCTGCCAGATCGACACCGGCAAGCCGGCCGACTTCGACGCCGACGAGCCGCGCCGGGTCGCCGAGTCGGTGGCCACGATGGGGCTGCGCTACGCGACGATCACCGGCGTCGCCCGGGACGACCTGCCCGACGGCGGCGCGTGGCTCTACGCGGAGACGGTCCGGCAGATCCACGCCCTCCAGGCCGACTGCGGTGTCGAGTTGCTGATCCCCGACTTCAACGCGGTGCCCGAGCAGCTCGCCGAGGTCTTCGGATCCCGGCCGGAGGTGCTCGCGCACAACGTCGAGACGGTGCCCCGGATCTTCAAGCGGATCCGGCCGGCGTTCCGCTACGAGCGTTCCCTGGACGTGATCCGGCAGGCGCGCGCCGCCGGCCTGGTCACCAAGAGCAACCTGATCCTCGGCATGGGCGAGGAGCGCGCCGAGGTCACCCAGGCGCTGCGGGACCTGCACCAGGCCGGCTGCGAGCTGATCACCATCACGCAGTACCTCCGCCCCACCCCGCGCCACCACCCGGTCGAGCGCTGGGTCAAGCCGGAGGAGTTCGTCGAGCTGCGCGAGGAGGCCGAGGAGATCGGGTTCGCCGGGGTGATGAGCGGGCCGCTGGTGCGCTCCTCGTACCGGGCGGGACGGCTCTACCGGCAGGCCCTCGATGCGCGTTCGGCCAGCCCGGTCGGCTGA